A single Marinilabiliales bacterium DNA region contains:
- a CDS encoding ABC transporter permease produces the protein MTSKSSIVIAREYLTRVRKKSFIIMTILGPILFAAVIVGPAWFATLEDREVRVVAVIDSSKLFIGQLPETDYLRFEYLEHTTVEELREKFDDTDYYAVLYIAHIIASTPSAVQLMSDRQPGMNVRMHIANALEKELERQKLAAYDIEDIDRILESVKTRVSIRTIIWQDDGGEKESYSELAMIVGYVGGFLIYFFIFLFGAQVMRGVIEEKSSRVVEIIVSSVRPFQLMLGKIVGIGLVGLTQFLLWVILSVVLVVASQQLFFPDIGTPSSETVVAEELFTSGTLQQSQPVTDDAHDRFGEMFASISSINFSVMLLSFLFYFLGGYLLYASLFAAIGSAVDNETDTQQFMLPITIPLIISIIVMMNAIMNPYGPIAFWFSIIPFTSPIIMMARIPFGVPFWEVALSAGLLVVTFIFTTWLAGKIYRTGILMYGKKVNYKELWKWIRYTG, from the coding sequence ATGACATCCAAAAGTTCAATTGTGATTGCAAGGGAGTACCTGACCAGGGTCAGGAAAAAGTCATTCATTATCATGACCATACTCGGACCCATCCTGTTTGCAGCGGTAATAGTGGGTCCGGCCTGGTTTGCAACTTTGGAGGACAGGGAGGTCAGGGTTGTTGCAGTTATTGACAGCTCAAAGCTCTTTATCGGCCAGCTGCCGGAAACCGATTACCTCAGATTTGAATACCTGGAACACACAACTGTCGAAGAACTGCGCGAAAAATTTGACGACACAGATTATTATGCCGTGCTGTATATAGCACATATAATTGCATCCACCCCTTCGGCGGTGCAGCTAATGTCCGACCGCCAGCCAGGCATGAATGTAAGAATGCATATCGCCAATGCACTGGAAAAGGAGCTTGAAAGGCAAAAGCTTGCAGCATATGATATTGAAGATATCGACAGGATACTGGAGTCGGTCAAAACCCGTGTCAGTATCAGGACCATTATCTGGCAGGACGACGGTGGTGAGAAAGAGAGCTATTCAGAACTGGCCATGATAGTCGGGTATGTCGGCGGCTTCCTTATCTACTTCTTCATCTTCCTTTTTGGTGCCCAGGTAATGAGAGGCGTCATTGAGGAAAAATCCAGCCGGGTGGTTGAAATCATTGTATCTTCGGTCAGGCCTTTTCAGCTGATGCTGGGTAAGATCGTGGGTATCGGACTTGTGGGGCTGACCCAGTTCCTGCTTTGGGTAATTCTCAGCGTTGTGCTGGTAGTAGCGTCACAGCAGCTTTTCTTTCCTGACATTGGCACCCCTTCATCAGAAACCGTGGTTGCTGAGGAGCTTTTTACTTCAGGCACCCTGCAGCAATCACAGCCGGTTACAGATGATGCTCATGACAGGTTCGGCGAAATGTTCGCATCAATTTCGTCGATCAACTTCAGTGTCATGCTGCTCTCATTCCTGTTCTACTTCCTGGGGGGTTACCTTCTGTATGCTTCGCTCTTTGCTGCAATTGGATCGGCGGTTGACAACGAAACAGACACCCAGCAGTTCATGCTGCCGATAACAATTCCCCTGATCATCTCCATCATTGTGATGATGAACGCCATAATGAACCCCTACGGACCGATCGCTTTCTGGTTCTCAATAATACCCTTTACATCGCCAATAATAATGATGGCAAGGATACCTTTTGGCGTGCCGTTCTGGGAAGTGGCTCTGTCGGCCGGCCTCCTTGTTGTCACTTTTATTTTTACCACCTGGCTGGCAGGAAAGATATACCGTACCGGCATTCTTATGTACGGTAAAAAAGTCAATTACAAAGAGCTGTGGAAATGGATCAGGTACACCGGTTGA
- a CDS encoding phosphatase: protein MIYAILDLGTNTFNLLIIQTAANNTRKILLSRKEPVKLGEDGITKGLISEKAFNRGLSAIESHMKYIHDYQAEHIFAYATSAIRSAGNGLEFVRLVYERFNIGIQVISGDKEAELIYRGVRQAVNMGNTKHLVLDIGGGSNELIIADGRKIYWKKSFPLGMARLLEQFRPSDPVTEEEIRLFENHFENSLECFLKAAREHKPEILIGSSGSFDTFKALLASATQTSPETNSPAFSIDPEDFHKLYRRLLESNSAERLEMEGMDPMRVEMIVIAAIFVNFIVRRLGIQTMIQSDYSLKEGAVSEIIERKILSA, encoded by the coding sequence ATGATCTACGCAATTCTCGACCTTGGTACAAATACTTTCAACCTGCTGATCATACAGACAGCAGCAAACAACACCAGGAAAATCCTGCTCAGCCGTAAGGAGCCTGTCAAGCTGGGTGAAGACGGTATAACAAAAGGCTTAATCAGCGAAAAGGCTTTTAACAGGGGCCTGAGTGCCATAGAGAGCCACATGAAGTATATACACGACTATCAGGCTGAACATATCTTTGCATATGCAACATCGGCAATCCGCTCGGCCGGTAACGGACTTGAGTTTGTACGTTTGGTTTATGAAAGGTTCAATATAGGAATACAGGTGATATCGGGCGACAAAGAGGCCGAACTTATCTACCGGGGTGTAAGGCAGGCCGTCAATATGGGTAACACCAAACACCTTGTGCTTGATATAGGCGGAGGCAGCAATGAACTGATCATAGCAGACGGCAGGAAGATCTACTGGAAAAAAAGTTTCCCATTGGGAATGGCAAGGCTGCTCGAACAGTTCAGGCCCTCCGACCCGGTAACGGAAGAAGAGATAAGATTATTTGAGAACCACTTCGAAAATTCACTGGAATGTTTTCTGAAAGCCGCCCGGGAACACAAACCCGAAATACTCATAGGCTCATCAGGAAGTTTCGATACCTTCAAAGCGCTTCTGGCATCAGCCACTCAGACCTCTCCCGAAACTAATTCACCTGCTTTCAGCATCGATCCGGAAGATTTCCATAAGCTGTACAGGCGGCTTCTGGAGTCAAATTCCGCCGAAAGGCTGGAAATGGAGGGAATGGACCCCATGAGAGTTGAAATGATTGTTATTGCCGCCATTTTTGTTAATTTTATCGTCAGACGCCTGGGCATACAGACAATGATCCAGTCCGATTACTCACTCAAAGAGGGGGCTGTATCGGAAATCATCGAAAGAAAGATACTGTCGGCATAG
- a CDS encoding sigma-54-dependent Fis family transcriptional regulator, which produces MANILVIDDEKSIRNSLKEVLEYEKHTIDLSADGEEGLELCRKNKYDVVLLDIKMPGIDGIEVLDKIMDEATDIPVIMISGHGNIDTAVEAIKKGAYDFIEKPLDLNRLLITIRNALDKSELITETRALKRKVSKTCDMVGESPPMRKVKEMIDRVATTDARVLITGRNGTGKELVARWLHEKSNRASQPFVEVNCAAIPSELIESELFGHEKGAFTSAHKDRKGKFEQANNGTIFLDEIGDMSLAAQAKVLRVLQENRLSPVGSDKDIKVDVRVIAATNKNMKEEIAANRFREDLYHRLSVILINVPTLNERTEDIPLLAEHFNEQICGEYGMQKKIITEEAIAELQKITWTGNIREFRNVLERLIILCDKDITAEDVTSYSQPISR; this is translated from the coding sequence ATGGCAAACATCCTTGTTATCGATGATGAAAAAAGCATCAGGAACTCCCTGAAGGAGGTGCTGGAATATGAAAAGCACACCATTGACCTCTCGGCCGATGGTGAAGAGGGCCTGGAACTCTGCAGGAAGAACAAATATGACGTTGTACTGCTTGACATTAAAATGCCGGGTATTGACGGAATTGAAGTGCTTGACAAGATCATGGATGAGGCCACCGATATACCGGTAATCATGATTTCCGGCCACGGCAATATCGATACTGCGGTAGAAGCTATCAAGAAAGGCGCCTACGATTTTATTGAAAAGCCACTTGACCTTAACAGGCTTCTGATAACCATCAGGAACGCCCTCGACAAATCCGAGCTGATAACAGAGACCAGGGCACTCAAAAGAAAAGTGAGCAAGACCTGCGATATGGTGGGAGAATCCCCGCCTATGCGCAAGGTAAAAGAGATGATCGACCGTGTTGCCACCACCGATGCCAGGGTCTTGATAACCGGCAGGAACGGAACTGGCAAGGAGCTGGTTGCCAGGTGGCTGCATGAAAAGAGCAACCGTGCGTCACAACCCTTCGTAGAGGTCAACTGTGCTGCCATCCCCTCCGAGCTGATAGAGAGTGAGCTGTTCGGGCATGAAAAGGGCGCCTTCACCTCTGCCCACAAGGACAGAAAGGGCAAGTTCGAGCAGGCAAACAATGGCACCATCTTTCTCGACGAGATAGGCGACATGAGCCTGGCGGCACAGGCAAAGGTACTCAGGGTGCTCCAGGAAAACCGTCTCTCCCCCGTAGGCAGTGACAAGGATATAAAGGTAGATGTCAGGGTGATAGCAGCCACCAACAAGAACATGAAAGAGGAGATCGCTGCAAACCGGTTCAGGGAAGACCTCTACCACAGGCTGAGCGTGATCCTGATAAACGTGCCTACGCTGAACGAGCGGACAGAAGACATACCTCTGCTGGCCGAGCATTTCAACGAACAGATATGCGGTGAATACGGCATGCAGAAGAAGATCATTACCGAAGAGGCCATCGCCGAACTGCAGAAGATAACATGGACCGGCAACATACGGGAGTTCAGGAATGTACTGGAGAGACTTATAATACTGTGCGACAAGGATATAACAGCAGAAGACGTGACATCTTACTCCCAGCCTATCTCAAGGTAG